The Raphanus sativus cultivar WK10039 unplaced genomic scaffold, ASM80110v3 Scaffold0167, whole genome shotgun sequence DNA segment TAGGTGCAGGTAAAGAGAGAATTGTAGAGAAAACGTCGGAGAAGAAGACTGATATTATGTTTGGTAAGATAATGATAAAGTAAACAAAATGTATATTGAAAGATCTCCGTTTCCCATAAAATGCTTTTCCATTTGCTCTTTTAAGACTCATCCAATTAGATTATacttcaatatttatttaatgcattttttgtaaaaaatgcAAGTTTAATTTATGATACACAGGAAAAGATATTTAATCAACTTGATATTTTTGGAgtacatataaataatcatattttaaaaaaccgCAAATCGAAGCGAAATCTTCGTTGAAATTGAATGGATTATATTTGATTTGTCCAATCAAACTATAATTTccttatatatagatattcCTTACAgtggacaaaaaaaaagatattccttacaaagatgatatatatttccttatatatagatattcGACACTATTAAAAGAACAAAGTACTATTTGAATTAAAGAAGAAATGATCAAGGATATAGTAATTTTGATGTAAaaggaatttaaaattattgtctGTCAAATTTAGGTACATAGGTTTCCATTTTTTTTGCATGCGATTTAGTttggaaaatattaataactctTGAAAATTGTCCATACTGACATGTCAAAGTCTTTCACCATGTCTGCaaataaagttcaaaaaatatcaaacagaTCATCATTACAATACCTCGATTACATATTTGACAATACAATCACCTAGACTAAAGAAACTTGAGATACTAAAAATTGCTACGAAAGCTTTGTATTTATAGTTCGCATTATATTCTAATAtctcaaaatttattaacttatgATTATGACAATATAATCAATTATCGAAGGCTTCCTAAAGACAATTAAATCTTTCATTTAATTGCAACTAATATCTTCTCATGTTAAACACGGAAACTTATAATTAaccaatttctattttatattatgtcaaGAATATATATTCTAATCAATTATCAACTtcataatatatcaaattattaagtttaattAGCTTTATCATCTTGAGAAATGTGAAAGTCTGCACAAATGTGTCCAACTACTATATCTAACTATTCACGCTTATCTTTATCCTTTCTATGGGTAAGTCatgattaaaatgatatatattcttCTAACTATAGAAATAACCTATACTAAACTCTACTGAAAACAGGCTAACTAACAAGTAATATATGCaataacaaacacaaacaatagAAAACGGAatagattatttataaaataagtacTTAAGTTTAATTTCCCACCATAAAGATGGGAAAACTGGTTTAACAAACCAGTAAATAAGTTcagaaatatataaacataatattaaaacaacataaaaagttttttaaCTTGGTACGATTGAGGAACCGCACAGATTAGTAGTCAAACATCTGTGGTTCACCCAACTTGTACCAATCAATGAACGGGACCTCCACATCAGCCACCTTCGCCGTAGCAAGCACAAGATCAGACTCCAACTTCTCCTTGAGTTCAGTGAATGCAGACTCATTGAAGAGTTCTTCAATGAGTTCCAATTTCCCTGCAACGCGGGAGACCTCAAGCTCTGCATCATGTTTCTTCATGAGACCCTCTTGGAGTTGCTTGTACATGAACAGCTTGGCTCGGTAATGCTGAGTTGTCTCCAGACGCCCTTTCTTGAATGCCTCTTCAACGGTTGAACCATAGTCTTCCACCATTGGAGCCTTCATTTTGAGATCCTTGTTTCCTGCCATGATATAGATCTTGATGTGCATGTTAGGTTTAAACAGTACGCgttagaaaaataaaaggatGAGAAATGAAACAGCCAATAATAACCATTTGCTTACTTGCTaatccaaaattcaaaaaatactaTAACAAATAAACTGGATGATGTTTTCCAATTTTTCTCcgattcaaatataaattataataaccCTAGCAAGATCAACATACATAATCTACATCACAAATCTGTATATCGTGGCTACAAAACCTATCtaactttctttctttgtgAATCGATCTACTGTTTTTCATATTGATTACTAACGATATATACATCCTATAATCGAAAAATACATAACGAAATATACAGGTAAATAGAAATGATGGCTACAAAACCTAACGCAATATACAGTTTAAAAATCGATCTACAGTTTATCATAGACAGTAAACGAAACCCTAAAGAGAAAGAGAACTCACTTGCGTAATAGTTGGCGAGACAAAAGCAAACGAAGAAGAGAAATGATAGATTTGGGAAGTTTCTCGGTCAGTGTACAgtttatatagaagaagaagaatcgaagGGTCGTGACTTTTCACATGACAACTGGACCCCGTTAAATTTTTTCATACCTTTTTGTCATTTCTCATTTTCAGCATTTGGGCTTCATTTGGTAGTAATGGCGATATAACTAATGGGCTAAGTTCATTAGAAAAAATGAACACCCTAAACCGGTTCAAGTTTTTCTTAAACCTTTATGAATGTCAATCGATTAAATTATGAATGAACGCATGTCTATGCAAATGTAATCAACCGAAAAATATAATTCACATCAAATCTTTATATGATCACATCTGCAAGATATATTGGTGAagttaaggaaaaagaaatatttttctgCCAATTTCATTTATTCATGGAAGAgctattaaaattatatattcactCTCGACTATGCATCTTGCTCTGCCAATTAGTAAACCATGAATACAGAGATTGAAACAACTGTGTATAATTTTTCTATTAATTCATACAAAacacaaaaatttcatattttaatagcgTAGTAAATCTTCAATCTTCAAGTTGAATCTCGTACTAACTAATTAGTAAACCAtgaatagtaagatttatccaatcCTTGGATAGAAAAATAGTAAGAATCTCAATGATATAATGCAATATTCGTAAAACAgtttcaaaagaaataaaaacaaagacaaagccACGATAATAGAAAGATACGTCTCATTAGCTATCGTTGACATTAGCTATGTTACTCTCCCTTGACtttctttagaaaaagtttCTTGTTCACGGAATGTTGATCCTCTAGGCTACTCTGTTGTTCAtcttggctttttcttttagacaaTGGAGTTCCTGATAAACCACCTGAACCAGAAGAAATATCATCTGAAGACTGTAGCATTAGGACCTAGAAGGAAAAACTTTACACGATCAGTATTACCATAGGTAAGAATTAGCTGAACTATACACACCAATGATAACAAAACCTGTTTAACTGGCAAAGCAGCAAATTCCTCAATCAGTTCACGGTCAGCAGTAGCAATTCGAACAACATACTGAGAGCTCTTTCCTTTGATGTTATCAGCATCAACTGAAACCTCAAAAAGGATTCTCTTGCCAAAAAGGTCGGTAACAGCTTCTGGTAACAAATCTTCATCTAGATTCTACAAGTAGAAAGGCAAAAGTGAGGACTCTAATTTATACATATAGTAATAATTTcctcttttatttaaatttgacgGTACCTCATCATAGAGTTCAGCGGCAGAACGACGCACAAGCACTTGAGCATTgccatcaaacaaaagaaagtttgCCTCACCGGTATCGTCATTAACGTGgacaattaatttaaacctGAGTTACCAATTAAGTTTAATGTCAAGTAATAACTGGATAACGTATACGataattatacatcatataacaAAAACCAGAATACTTAATTATTTACGCCTTCAATGAAATACCTCGGAATGACATCAATGTGTTCTTTATCACATGTATTGCAGTAGAACAAGGGACGGTTCTCATCATCAACATTGGTTGTAGGCATAACTTTTTTGTTGTGATATTTGCAACTTAGATATTGCCAACCACGCTCAGTATCTATGTTTTCAATAGTCCCCAAGGTGACAAAAGTCCCAACCTACTCAAGACAACAGCATGTTAGGATcaatagaaaaattaataatttaaatttaataaaaaataatagtgaACGTCTAACCAGAGTACTGTCAACGATATCTCTTATTGTTAGCCTCTCATTAAGAACAAAAAACCGGGCACGGACAGATGTAGCACTAGCAACACTCCATTGGCTACTATCCTTGTTTGTAATAGCAAGTGAATCATCAGGAAGACTACATAGATAAAAagacataatttaattttagagtCCAATTTAATAacacatttaaataaaaattacattttttattacgTACCACAATTTAAACTCATCAACCAATGAACATGTTGGGTTTAGCAAAATGTGGGTGGAATTAAACCCGCTAGATATGGAGTAAACGCCTGGAGAACATTCATCATATTATATTGTATGCGAGTAATAATTAGAAACCttaacaaatcaaattacaTACCTTTCCACTAATTAATGGAACAGAACCTGATAATACTAATTATCATTATGAACATGTTACTCATACTGTAGTCGTATACTTGTTTAGCATAACCACCCCACAGAGTACACATCATCTTGACATTACTGTATAATAAAAACTCATCATAAAATGTAgagctttttatttttaaaaatataaccaataataatagaaatttcAGCATACCTATGGTCACGTAGCTCGATCAAAAGCCTCATGTTATCTTTGCCTTTAATGCTTTTGTTTTCCAGCGACCCAAAGTTGACTATTTGTCCAATAATGTCTacaatatacaaaaaaaaaataagaacaaattTAACATAACATGAGATACAAACAAATTGTGTACTAAACTGACTCACCAACTAAGCAGCTGCTATCAATCTTTCCTTCCAGAATGTCGGTAAAATCCGCAAAATTCTTTTCAGGAACTTCACTTGGAAAATCTAAAGCTTTTCCAACAAAAGTGGTTGGATAGAAACCAATTTTGTACGGATGTGGAGTTGTACGATATTCACCAATTGCATCGAAGACCTTGAACAACTGGACGACAATTGTATCTCCCTCATGTAGCCTTTCACCATATTTTTAATGAGTTGTTCACCAACTGAAGCATGAATTCTTGTCCCCTGAATAccagtaaaaataatattattaataaacaataaacaaaatctTAACAAAACTGCGTGTTCTTCACTTACTTCTCTATCAGCAAAAACCATTTCAATAGTGTTTCCTGCTTCTTTGTTGTAGTTCTTCCACAACCGAATAATCCTAACTTCAATACGGGACGTATCTTTACGGGGTTTTAATTCTCAGACCAAAGATACTATATTTTTTGACTTTGCGAGCATTGccattttcgtttcaaaatagaagaatggttgAGTTGCTTCAACGCCACTTTGTACTCTATATATAGTCTTTTGATGGTGTAGAGTATTAGCGACGCAAGAAATATTACTTgcgagacttgcgcaagtaattggTTATAATaaggtatgtaaattaaatgactaatgattaaaggaaacatcataaattttgtaaaattaatcaCGAATATGCATTTTATACGATGCGAAACTTGCGCAAGTAGTGAATATAAATAAGgtatgttgataataattagtttcctaataaaatataaaacgtatttcccattaagacatttaatgattaatcgacatttattaaaattcttctGCAAGCTATGATTAATGGTCGACATTGATTACGATTCTTGCGCAAGAAATATTTAGTGCGTTTGACAATTAATGACACTTTTCAATTAAAAGgtcgatgaaaaaaataaatcaaaaagaataattagaaaaattcgACCAATAGAAACACGAGAATTTTCGTGAGAAGAACTGTGTGAGCGTCACGTGGcgtttgtacttctcttttaatatataggaggatgaGATTGTTACAatattctaaactattaaaacaggaatacaaataaaatttgaccCTGAATTTTCTTAAACAATTACAATCTAATGCCACTGATCTAAACACAATAGTTTTATACTTTTCCTAACTCATTAATTTCGCACTACATTATGCCAAGAAATATTCCAATTATgccaataatttatatattaattcagttATGATGATATCGTCAACTAAGTAAagtaataaacataattaatacaTTATGCCAATAAATATTCCCACTTAATCAATATGAAATATTTGCTTTAGACCAAAAAcagttaaaattatttattcaatatttttgtcACCGGTAAAAATATGGACAAActaatgttatatttttatttttactaagaTAACTGATGATACCTAtacattttttagtttttatctactttattttttatttatttcggACATTATTAAATATCAACTAATGTTATTTTCATATCTCTGTggtgtatttataatattattaatttgtgCAAAAGCATTAATACAGTCTCAAATCTACtttatcactacaagaaaatgcGGGCTTAGCGACGAGGGTTAGCGACGAAATAATTTCCTCGTGAATTTACGTCGCGTTTACGAGGAAGTTACgtgaaaagacaaaaaaatacgTAATTTCGTCGTTAAATAACGACTAAACgatttcgtcgtaaaccaaACGTAAACTAACGTGTGTTTTACGAGGAAACTGCATTTCGTAGTAAGAAACACGTAAACCTTAGCGTGtagtttacgaggaaattgTTTACGAGGTTTTTGCGACTTTTTGTCGAGTCAACCTAATTTTAGGTCACAcacgtttttttattttgtctaaCTACCCATATTTCGTCGTTAAATCGTAGTAAAATCTCACCTACCAATTTtgaattttcctataaatatgtcCTTTGTGTTTCATTTGAAACACACcacatgcaaaagaaaaaaaaatctaaaaacataaaagaaaaaaaaatgtccggtgatgaaaattattttgagttgcggaggtggatgtacacgcatagagatgctaacgggagagtgacgaaagaatatCTGGATGGACTAGAGagatttatgcatcaagcagattctacaccgctcgcccaggaaagcggtaagatgttttatccttgtcggaaatgcaacaattcaaaacttgcaactcgtgaaaatgtttggaagcatttaataaatagaggtttcatgccaaattactatatctggtttcaacatggagaaggttatagttatgagaatgaagctagtagtagtaatagcaattttcagaatgaaccggttgatcatttgcataatcaacATAGTTACCATCatgaggagcagatggtagattatgatagggttcatgatatggtagctggtgcatttgtagctcatgatgatgatgaagttgaagaacctaacatagatgcaaaagtgttttatgaaatgttagatgctgcgaatcagccactttacagtggttgtagagaaggtctctctaaattgtcgttggctgctagaatgatgaatattaaaactgatcataatctacctgaaagttgcatgaatgcatgggcagacttgtttaaagagtattttcCAGAAGATAATgtctctgctgattcttattatgagattcagaaactagtttatagtcttgggttgccttctgagatgatagacgtttgcatcgacaactgcatgctctactggggagatgatgagaagttagaagagtgtcgattctgcaagaagccacgattcaaaccgcaaggacgaggacgtaatagggtaccgtaccaatggatgtggtacctaccaattaccgacagattgaaaagattgtaccaatctgaggagactgctggaaaaatgagatggcatgccgagcatactcagacggatggtcaaatgactcatccatcagatgcaagagtttggaaacattttaacaaagtatatccacaattcgctagcaatagccGAAATGTGTATATGGGATTATGCACGGACGGATTTAGTCCCTTCGGTATGTCAGGGAAACAATATttattgtggccagtctttatgACGCCAAGCAACCTGCCCCCAGATATGTGCATGCAATGAGAGtttctattcttgaccatataaatacctggtccgaaccaTCCAAAAAGGTTTCTGGATGTTTTTCTGcagccactgataaaagagttgaaataTTTGTGGTCAACGGGGGTGAGGACGTATGACTactcaacgaagacgaattttACGATGcaagcgatgcttttgtggaccataagtgactttcctgcttatgggatgttgtctggatggactacacatgagagattatcttgtccatattgtaatggaacgacagatgcatttcagctgaagaacggtaggaagacaagttggttcgattgtcaccatcgatttcttcccattaatcatccttatcgaagaaacaagaaaattttTAGGCAgaaaaagggttgtgagagacactgcTCCTccgtatttaactggagaacaaATTGAACAGCAAATCGATTACTACGGAGCTCTAGAAACAGTTtctcgtggtggtaattggcatgttcccggTAATATTATTATTACGGAGTTCAGCACaactgacacaagaagagtatattttgggagttacCGTATTAGAAAGATCTTCTTttgcgccacaacctcgatgtgatgcatatcaagaagatttttttaagaacatcatgaatacaatattgaatgtcccaGGAAAGACAAAAGACAGTCAAAAATTGAGGTTGGACTTGCCTGATAGTTTCTCAAGacccgagttacatataaaaagcaATGGACAGTTCATGTACCGATATTCAGATTATCTTCAGAACAAAAGTCGGTCTTGTTCAACTGGGTTGCAGTGAAGTTTCCTGATGGGTATGTTTCCAAACTCTCTAGATGTGTTGAAAATGGCCAAAAAttctccgggatgaagagtcatgattgtcatcTCTTTATGCAAAGACTACTTCCCTTTGtatttgcggagctacttccaacaaaagtacatgaagcacttgcaggtaatatattattactcactaatttcttaatttattgttcaaaaatatgcactaataatttgtttaattatttttggaatatacaaagcCATTGAAGCATTTTCAGGGATTTGAGCACTCGCACTCTTAAAGAGGATGTCGTAGAACAACTTCACGAGAACATTCtcatcttattgtgcaacttggagatgATATTTCCTCCCgcattttttgacgtcatggagcatttagctgtccacctcccgtatgaggcattgcttTGAGAACCAGTACAttatggatggatgtatcagtatgagcaagccatgaaatatttgaagggaaaggcAAAAAACCtcgcaaaggttgaaggttctataattgctggaagtttgacggaagaaacatctcacttcacatcgtactactttgcaccTAATGTACATACCCGAAAAAGAGCTccaagaagatatgatgatggtggtgttgcGCCAACATATACAGTTGCTGATGTTCCGGatatctttagccagattgaGCGAATGGGTGGGAAAACGAAAGAGGTTTGGTGATCAAGGGATGAAGACGCCCATAGTGCACACACTTAcattctacttaattgtgaggatTCATTTATGCgctattttgaaaggtaacatatatGGAAACTTCTAAActtctaattaaaatatactttcaaatgatttaataaaatatgtgcattttacagcctatttgttacTCAAATCCAAAAGTAATCCCAGGTATATCCACAAGTCAGGTAGATAAAAGGAAAGATTGACACTTTATTAAATGATTGAAGAGTTAGGTATTTACTCCAATCCGATATTTTTGGCATATACATGGTATGTATTCACCGTTAGTatcattaattttaatgttctctTTAACTTAATTTTGCAGGTTAAATATGAGGATCCAGATTACCCCACCGGGCGACCAGCAATTATGGAATTTGTGTGAAAGgcgaaaccgatttctacgggaTCTTGTAGGAGGTTATTTAAGTGGAATTCCCTGggttattgaagctgaaatgcgtcatattcaaatgtgactggttcgaccccgtggtcaacagaggtgttcgatttaacaaattcggtgtagttgctgtcaatggtggacggaggtacaacaaattcgagcctttcatattAGCTTCACAAGGAGACCAAGTTAGCTTCCTACCATACCCGAGGTTGCGAGAATCAGGAATAAGTTGGTTAGCCGTTATCAAAGTTACACCCCGTGGACGAATAAtcggtggagaagaaccacctttgcaagaagaacacaTCAATGAAGTCGAAGAACCAACAAATGGATGACATCctactcattgatccgcataatcatgagtatgaagatcttctCGACGATACCACTGACGAtgctgttgaagacgagtttaatgaaagtgatcatgatgtttctagtgatgaagagaatgatgatgtatctgaatgatgatgtaattttttaaaaatatgatttacttTCAGACTTAATTAATGCATTTTTTTAGAatcatgaaaattaaattatataaatataaatgaattagGTGTTTGGGGTTTGGTGTTTGGTGTTTGAGATTGAGTTATAAGTTAAAGGAAGTTTGGGGTTTGGTGTTTGGGATTTACAGTTTTAGGTATTTAAACGTTATggtcgttaattcctcgtaaaataaaaacacgggccttgctaAATCCACGTAAGCTCATTTCAtcgtaaagaccacgtaaaaaaacacgggccttgctgATTCGTAAGCTTGCGAGctctttacgacgaaatctgCTTACGTGGAAATAGCAAGCATTTTAgctatttcgtcgtaaagacctcgttcATTTACGTTGAATTAACGAGTATCGTGTGTAAATCcgtaaaactctaaaccctaaaccctaaaccccaaacctcaatctatatATGGTTTCACTTAGTAGACATAATAAACCTgtataattaacattttatgattaaaaaaattacgaaTTTAAAACCTCAAacccaaaattaaccaaaacttcCTTAAATTATAAGTCAATCTATATATAAGGTTTACATTTCCAAACTCAATTCACTTTAGAAGACATAATAAaccttcatatttgaagtttcatgaTTAAACAAACTAAGCACATATAGATGTTATTAGTTAAGATTATTGGGAAATGGGATTTAGGGTAAAGGGTTAGGGTTTTAAGGATTTACATATTATCTCGTTAATAACTTGTATATTAACGTGGAATTTACgatgaaatataataaataccttgctaattccacgtaagcttgcgaggtctttacgacgaaacttgcttacgtggaattagcaaggatTTTTGCTATTTTGTCGTAAAGAACACGTTAATATACGAGGATTTAACGACCATTACATGTAACCCTTataccctataccctaaaccccaaacctcaatctatatATGGTTTCCATCACAAACCCAAAATATCAATCTATATAATAAGGTTTCcatcccaaacctcaatctattATAGATATGGTTTCCAACCCAAACCccaaattaattaacaaaacatCCTTAACTTATAAttcaatctatatatatatacggtttCAATTCagttaaaaaacaaattaaacctatataattaaaatttcatgattaaacaaactaaacacatatataatttactAGTTAAGATTTTTGGAATtcggggtttagggtttagggatttataGGAATTGAACGTTAAATACTCGTAAAATAACGTGGTCATTAAGACGAAATGTAAAAAAGAATTGCTAAATCCACATAGGACAGTTTCGTCGTAAACACCACGTGAAAcaaaaacacgggccttgcaaattCGTCGTAAAGATAAAAACACGGACCTTGCTAATTCGTCGTAAAATAAAACACGGGTCTTGCTGTTTCGTCGtaagtttacgacgaatttacgacTCCAAGTAATCTTATATATACACGCGAGAACCATCCACTTCATTTCATCCCAATTTCCTCTCCTATACCTCTCAAggttctctctaatctctctctagttaggtggtttagtttagagaatttagataggtttattAGTGTTGATTAGGTGGTTTGTGtagagaatttagataggttgATAGAATTTTCTGATTAGTTGATTTCTTTTGCTTGTTTTTTCTAACcatctgattttttttcagatggttAGAAAGAACAAGCAGAAGAAAACTCCCCACTACAGTCAGTTGTTCGGTGGTGATCCTGCTGCTAGATCATCATCTTCAGCTCCAGGTTCTTCCATGCCGGAGATCGTCCCGGAGTCTCAGTCTCAGCCACCACCGGTTCCTCCATCTGGTGCACCACCCCCACCTGCTGCACCTCAGGCGGTTGCAGACGCGGTGCCTCCTCTGGTGGCACCCAGATACGTTCATCCGGAGTTGCGGGTGCCGCCGACCGCTCCTTTTGCTCGGTACACGGTTGAGGATCTTCTCGCTCAACCAGGCCGAGCTGGTTTACCAGTTTTATACCCCGACCGACCAAAGGGGACTCTGTGGTacgtaaatttttttataatttaattatttttaaaattaataataaattattttaatactttaagtttgtttttttttcaggtttggggTCGACAATTCTGTCGCTACGAGCGTATCTGATATCATCAAAGGGTATTTCTCCGAGGCTCACCCAAACTGGACGAAGACGCCGCACAAGTCAGAAACACGTGGTTCAGGATGTTTgctgtaagttttttaaatcaattattttatgtttaatttatattattaacttttatttcattaatatttttttaaataattattaatctttttgtGTTATACATGCAGCAAAGATATCATTGGTCCATTGGGGTTCATGAAGACGTGAAGGCGGCGTTCATCGCAAAGGCGAAGAAGCGGTTGTTGGACACCGTAGGCAACTGGAAGGAGGACTGGATCTACAAGGGTTACAAGGACGGGAAACCCGCTGAGCTGACCCAGGATATCTACGAtggcctcatccgttactgggaACTGCCATCATCCATTGCGGTCTCCAACGCCTGCTCCGCCTCTCGTCTTACCAAAGAAGAGCACGGCAACGGCCCGATGCTTCACTGTACGGGTCAAAAACCCCATGCCCGTGTCCGCTTGGAAAtggtaattataatttttttttcatattaaatattttaataattaatatgtttatatatgtatattgattctaactatttaatttttaaatgtttttcaaaGAGACGGGACA contains these protein-coding regions:
- the LOC108824462 gene encoding replication protein A 70 kDa DNA-binding subunit B-like, translated to MVFADRELFKVFDAIGEYRTTPHPYKIGFYPTTFVGKALDFPSEVPEKNFADFTDILEGKIDSSCLVDIIGQIVNFGSLENKSIKGKDNMRLLIELRDHSNVKMMCTLWGGYAKQVYDYSVYSISSGFNSTHILLNPTCSLVDEFKLCLPDDSLAITNKDSSQWSVASATSVRARFFVLNERLTIRDIVDSTLVGTFVTLGTIENIDTERGWQYLSCKYHNKKVMPTTNVDDENRPLFYCNTCDKEHIDVIPRFKLIVHVNDDTGEANFLLFDGNAQVLVRRSAAELYDENLDEDLLPEAVTDLFGKRILFEVSVDADNIKGKSSQYVVRIATADRELIEEFAALPVKQVLMLQSSDDISSGSGGLSGTPLSKRKSQDEQQSSLEDQHSVNKKLFLKKVKGE